A portion of the Ricinus communis isolate WT05 ecotype wild-type chromosome 10, ASM1957865v1, whole genome shotgun sequence genome contains these proteins:
- the LOC8280425 gene encoding uncharacterized protein LOC8280425, producing MATRNAMESCIISTTDGECLQARIFKPPQETIQNGTAIVLVHPYSKLGGCQGLMQGIALRLSIKGYTSITFDMRGVGRSTGRCSLTGFAEIEDVVSVCKWVSQNLPANKILLVGSSAGAPISGSAVDKVEEVIGYASIGYPFGLAASFLFGRHHRAILRSRKPKLFIMGTNDEFTSVEQLEKKLTSAVGRVQAHLILGVSHFEMEGPAYDARIADLFADFAASLKDEQPA from the exons ATGGCAACAAGGAATGCAATGGAATCATGCATCATTTCAACAACAGATGGGGAATGTCTCCAAGCAAGAATCTTTAAACCACCCCAAGAAACCATCCAAAATGGCACTGCAATTGTATTGGTGCATCCATATTCAAAGCTTGGTGGCTGTCAAGGCCTTATGCAAGGAATTGCATTGAGACTATCCATCAAAGGCTACACTTCCATAACCTTTGATATGAGAGGTGTTGGAAGGTCTACAGGCAGGTGTTCACTGACTGGCTTCGCTGAAATTGAGGATGTGGTTTCAGTTTGCAAATGGGTATCACAGAACTTGCCTGCTAATAAGATTTTGTTGGTGGGTTCTTCTGCAG GAGCTCCAATCTCTGGTTCTGCTGTTGACAAGGTAGAGGAAGTCATTGGATATGCGAGTATTGGTTACCCTTTTGGATTGGCtgcctcttttctttttgggagGCACCACAGGGCGATTTTACGGTCTCGCAAACCAAAACTTTTCATTATGGGCACCAACGATGAGTTCACGAGCGTAGAACAGTTAGAGAAGAAGCTAACGTCTGCTGTTGGACGTGTTCAGGCACATCTAATTCTTGGAGTTAGCCACTTTGAAATGGAGGGACCTGCTTATGATGCTAGGATAGCTGACCTATTTGCAGATTTCGCTGCATCATTGAAGGATGAGCAGCCTGCTTAG